One window of Candidatus Tiamatella incendiivivens genomic DNA carries:
- a CDS encoding 2-oxoacid:acceptor oxidoreductase family protein: protein MLYVEIVFHGRGGQGGVTAANILAGAAVREGKWSQSFPHFGAERRGAPVRAYARISDQPILRHSQVTKADISVVLDSELFSLADIVSTVNNNGIIVANAPIDFKAEVKGSQSLYCVDAMGIAKELKLIVAGWPVVNTSMLGALVKATSVVSLYSILSEIESYWPGKPGELNAEAARRAFERTIKCI from the coding sequence ATTTTGTATGTTGAGATAGTGTTTCATGGTAGAGGAGGACAGGGCGGTGTAACTGCTGCAAATATCCTTGCTGGGGCAGCTGTTAGAGAAGGCAAATGGTCACAGTCGTTTCCTCATTTTGGAGCGGAAAGGCGTGGTGCTCCTGTGAGGGCTTATGCTAGGATAAGCGATCAACCTATATTGAGGCATAGTCAAGTAACTAAAGCGGATATATCAGTGGTTCTCGACAGTGAACTTTTTAGTCTCGCAGATATAGTCAGTACTGTAAATAATAATGGTATCATAGTAGCGAACGCCCCTATAGATTTCAAAGCAGAAGTTAAAGGATCTCAATCTTTGTACTGCGTAGATGCTATGGGGATTGCAAAGGAACTGAAGTTAATTGTGGCAGGATGGCCGGTGGTCAATACAAGTATGTTGGGAGCATTGGTAAAAGCTACATCTGTAGTTTCTCTGTATAGCATTTTAAGTGAAATCGAATCTTATTGGCCTGGAAAGCCCGGTGAGCTTAACGCTGAAGCTGCTAGAAGGGCATTTGAGCGTACTATTAAATGTATATGA